In Cyprinus carpio isolate SPL01 chromosome B16, ASM1834038v1, whole genome shotgun sequence, the following are encoded in one genomic region:
- the gnl1 gene encoding guanine nucleotide-binding protein-like 1 translates to MPRRKPFSNKQKKKQLQVKREKKRGENGSSHSSRNASVERGPGRDRQSDTSDSETTDIRRINHQPGTRDSRYDPNRFRLHFEKESKEEVEKRKKIAMEKILKPVAEKELEIDMTQIYPEEKGLDFPRRPPWHYSMQREELLRKEEKSFLEYLEALHSKNPPGTLSHFEHNLETWRQLWRVIEMSDVILLIVDIRHPVLQFPPALYHYITGELKKYIILVLNKVDLCPAPLVLAWKHYLTKQFPHLHCVCFTSHPGQPYSTLLQKKRIRKKAGCNRAGGPFHIMRACQEITEGRVDLSSWEKKIQRDAVAVGTEGDQADDGSESVLMEHHSDVAMEMNSLTQELYKDGVLTLGCIGFPNVGKSSVLNSLVGRKVVSVSRTPGHTKYFQTYYLTPTVKLCDCPGLVFPSQVDKQLQILAGIYPVSQLQEPYSSVGYLCERINFQSVLKLTHPDHSPETPQDPKTQDWTAWDVCEAWAERRGYKTAKAARNDVYRAANSLLRLAIDGRLCLCLRPPGYTQSKDEWESHPDLAEIIALQGRKEEEDEPGDREDDEGESSSELEEDNDRDADDDEDADGDDEDDTVKADRKGLTLNMFSVLGENECA, encoded by the exons ATGCCACGCAGAAAGCCTTTTAGTAACAAACAGAAGAAGAAGCAGCTCCAGGTGAAGCGCGAGAAAAAGAGAG gagAAAATGGTTCGAGTCACAGTAGCCGAAATGCCAGTGTGGAGAGAGGACCTGGCAGAGACAGACAGTCGGATACATCAGACAGTGAGACCACAGACATCAGGAGGATCAACCATCAGCCTGGCACCAGAGACAGCAGATATGACCCCAACAG ATTCCGTCTGCATTTTGAGAAGGAGAGCAAGGAGGAAGtggagaagaggaagaaaatagCGATGGAGAAAATCCTGAAGCCGGTGGCAGAAAAGGAACTAGAGATTGATATGACCCAGATCTACCCAGAAGAGAAAG GCCTGGATTTCCCACGGCGGCCCCCATGGCATTACAGCATGCAGCGAGAGGAGTTGCTGCGGAAAGAGGAGAAGTCATTTCTGGAGTATCTGGAGGCTCTTCACTCCAAAAACCCACCCGGTACCCTCAGCCACTTTGAACACAATCTCGAG acaTGGAGGCAGCTGTGGAGAGTAATAGAGATGTCTGATGTCATTCTCCTCATAGTGGATATCAGACACCCA GTGCTGCAGTTTCCTCCTGCTCTGTATCACTACATCACTGGTGAGTTAAAGAAGTACATCATCCTGGTGCTCAATAAGGTGGACTTGTGTCCTGCCCCGCTGGTTTTGGCATGGAAACACTACCTGACTAAACAGTTCCCACACCTGCACTGTGTCTGCTTCACCTCGCACCCAGGACAACCCTACAGCACAC TTCTACAGAAGAAGAGGATAAGGAAGAAAGCAGGATGTAATCGGGCTGGAGGACCGTTTCACATCATGAGAGCATGTCAGGAGATCACAGAGGGAAGAG TGGATTTGAGTAGCTGGGAGAAGAAGATCCAGAGGGATGCTGTTGCTGTGGGAACAGAGGGGGATCAAGCTGATGATGGATCGGAATCTGTGTTGATGGAGCATCATAGTGACGTTGCCATGGAAATGAACAGCCTCACGCAAGAACTTTATAAAGATGGAGTACTAACATTGGGCTGCATAG GTTTTCCTAATGTAGGCAAATCTTCAGTGCTGAACAGTCTGGTCGGCAGGAAGGTCGTGAGCGTGTCTCGAACCCCAGGTCACACTAAATATTTCCAAACATACTACCTCACTCCCACTGTTAAACTGTGTGATTGTCCTGGGCTTGTCTTCCCTTCCCAAGTGGACAAGCAACTACAG ATCCTGGCTGGTATATATCCAGTGTCCCAGCTGCAGGAGCCTTACAGTTCAGTAGGATACTTGTGTGAACGGATCAACTTCCAGTCTGTGTTAAAGCTGACACATCCTGACCACAGCCCAGAAACCCCACAAGACCCCAAAACACAGGACTGGACAGCATGGGACGTGTGTGAAG cctGGGCCGAGAGGAGAGGGTATAAAACTGCTAAGGCAGCACGTAACGATGTCTATCGAGCAGCCAACAGTCTCCTGCGTTTAGCCATCGACGGACGGCTGTGCCTATGTCTGCGACCACCTGGATACACTCAGAgtaaag ATGAATGGGAATCACACCCAGACCTGGCCGAGATCATTGCTCtacaaggaaggaaggaagaagagGATGAGCCTGGTGACAGGGAAGACGACGAGGGTGAATCCAGTTCTGAGCTGGAGGAGGACAACGATCGGGATGCCGACGATGATGAGGATGCTGAtggagatgatgaagatgataCCGTGAAGGCTGACAGGAAGGGCCTCACTCTCAACATGTTCAGTGTGCTGGGAGAGAACGAGTGTGCGTGA
- the LOC109105863 gene encoding zinc finger protein 362-like isoform X2, with protein MSLRAGVMEDSHFNSSYFWSPVQGQIENAVFLNKVKEQLGQDKGPTYSHGPAHYPTTAVVAVAGGAMDTMTARTLKQGHAHPSQSSHSITVLPVPPTSIMTAAGLVTLVSPVSSAQSLIPGHPSTTMISVQTDKKNDSVPCSPVIIPLPSKRGRKKKESLPLVGLPTGTDPLILGLSGQHHSANPYSLSSEEGHAGKEGGKTYRSHTESKPHKCPHCTKSFANTSYLAQHVRIHTGVKPYICNYCQKTFRQLCHLQQHQRIHTGDRPYKCSHPGCEKSFTQLSNLQSHRRQHNKDKPYKCHHCNRGYVDAAGLEVHLSTHTVKHDKLYSCGLCNHTYTSETYLMKHMRKHAPDMLHGSNQQNHSPGHAGGSSSDGNGQSQAERNNAFVQPVGVPCIFDLNQYKPVPSADVQYKTVSVSDISPHKDLCITVEASAIQVEHLNSRGIP; from the exons ATGTCTTTGAGAGCTG GGGTGATGGAGGATTCCCATTTTAATTCTTCATATTTCTGGTCCCCTGTACAGGGACAG atTGAGAATGCTGTATTTCTCAATAAGGTAAAAGAGCAGCTTGGTCAGGACAAAGGCCCCACCTACTCACATGGCCCCGCCCACTATCCCACCACAGCAGTGGTGGCGGTTGCTGGGGGTGCCATGGATACCATGACAGCAAGGACACTAAAACAGGGGCATGCACATCCATCTCAGTCCTCACACAGTATCACAGTGTTGCCGGTACCGCCTACCAGCATCATGACAGCAG CGGGTTTGGTCACGCTGGTGTCTCCAGTGTCATCTGCTCAGTCCCTTATTCCTGGACATCCATCCACCACCATGATATCAGTCCAGACTG ACAAGAAAAATGACTCTGTGCCCTGCTCACCGGTTATCATCCCGTTACCGTCGAAACGAGGCAGAAAGAAGAAAGAATCACTCCCACTGGTTGGTTTACCTACTGGGACAGATCCCTTGATTTTGGGTCTTTCAGGACAG CATCATTCTGCCAACCCTTACAGTCTGTCTTCAGAAGAAGGGCATGCTGGGAAAGAGGGTGGAAAAACCTACAG AAGCCACACAGAATCCAAACCTCACAAGTGTCCTCACTGCACGAAATCATTCGCCAACACAAGCTACCTTGCTCAGCATGTACGAATACACACAGGAGTCAAACCTTACATCTGTAACTACTGCCAGAAGACCTTCAGACAGCTCTGTCACTTGCAGCAACACCAGAG GATCCACACAGGAGACAGACCATACAAATGTTCACATCCTGGTTGTGAGAAGTCTTTCACTCAGCTTTCTAACCTTCAG TCTCATCGGCGTCAGCACAATAAGGACAAACCGTATAAGTGTCACCACTGTAACCGTGGTTATGTAGACGCAGCCGGCCTGGAGGTTCATCTGTCTACTCACACAGTCAAGCACGACAAGCTCTACTCCTGTGGTTTATGCAACCACACATATACCTCG GAAACATATCTGATGAAGCACATGCGAAAACACGCCCCAGATATGCTACACGGATCAAACCAACAGAATCACAGCCCCGGTCACGCAGGAGGAAGTAGCTCGGATGGAAACGGGCAAAGCCAAGCTGAGAGGAACAATGCCTTCGTCCAGCCGGTCGGTGTGCCGTGCATATTCGACTTGAACCAATACAAGCCAGTACCTTCTGCAgatgtacagtataaaactgtcAGTGTATCAGACATCTCCCCTCACAAAGACCTCTGCATCACTGTGGAGGCTTCTGCCATACAGGTGGAACACCTGAACTCACGAGGAATCCCATGA
- the LOC109105863 gene encoding zinc finger protein 384-like isoform X1: MSLRAGVMEDSHFNSSYFWSPVQGQIENAVFLNKVKEQLGQDKGPTYSHGPAHYPTTAVVAVAGGAMDTMTARTLKQGHAHPSQSSHSITVLPVPPTSIMTAAGLVTLVSPVSSAQSLIPGHPSTTMISVQTDKKNDSVPCSPVIIPLPSKRGRKKKESLPLVGLPTGTDPLILGLSGQHHSANPYSLSSEEGHAGKEGGKTYRCRMCGLTFCNKSDMQLHSKSHTEVKAHQCPHCSKSFANTSYLAQHIRIHSGAKPYTCSYCQKAFRQLSHLQQHTRSHTESKPHKCPHCTKSFANTSYLAQHVRIHTGVKPYICNYCQKTFRQLCHLQQHQRIHTGDRPYKCSHPGCEKSFTQLSNLQSHRRQHNKDKPYKCHHCNRGYVDAAGLEVHLSTHTVKHDKLYSCGLCNHTYTSETYLMKHMRKHAPDMLHGSNQQNHSPGHAGGSSSDGNGQSQAERNNAFVQPVGVPCIFDLNQYKPVPSADVQYKTVSVSDISPHKDLCITVEASAIQVEHLNSRGIP; encoded by the exons ATGTCTTTGAGAGCTG GGGTGATGGAGGATTCCCATTTTAATTCTTCATATTTCTGGTCCCCTGTACAGGGACAG atTGAGAATGCTGTATTTCTCAATAAGGTAAAAGAGCAGCTTGGTCAGGACAAAGGCCCCACCTACTCACATGGCCCCGCCCACTATCCCACCACAGCAGTGGTGGCGGTTGCTGGGGGTGCCATGGATACCATGACAGCAAGGACACTAAAACAGGGGCATGCACATCCATCTCAGTCCTCACACAGTATCACAGTGTTGCCGGTACCGCCTACCAGCATCATGACAGCAG CGGGTTTGGTCACGCTGGTGTCTCCAGTGTCATCTGCTCAGTCCCTTATTCCTGGACATCCATCCACCACCATGATATCAGTCCAGACTG ACAAGAAAAATGACTCTGTGCCCTGCTCACCGGTTATCATCCCGTTACCGTCGAAACGAGGCAGAAAGAAGAAAGAATCACTCCCACTGGTTGGTTTACCTACTGGGACAGATCCCTTGATTTTGGGTCTTTCAGGACAG CATCATTCTGCCAACCCTTACAGTCTGTCTTCAGAAGAAGGGCATGCTGGGAAAGAGGGTGGAAAAACCTACAG GTGCCGGATGTGTGGTTTGACGTTCTGCAATAAATCAGACATGCAGCTGCACTCCAAGTCGCACACGGAGGTGAAAGCTCACCAGTGTCCGCACTGCTCCAAATCCTTCGCTAACACCAGCTACCTGGCCCAGCACATCCGCATCCACAGCGGTGCCAAGCCCTACACCTGCTCCTACTGCCAGAAGGCTTTCAGACAGCTCAGTCACTTACAGCAGCACACACG AAGCCACACAGAATCCAAACCTCACAAGTGTCCTCACTGCACGAAATCATTCGCCAACACAAGCTACCTTGCTCAGCATGTACGAATACACACAGGAGTCAAACCTTACATCTGTAACTACTGCCAGAAGACCTTCAGACAGCTCTGTCACTTGCAGCAACACCAGAG GATCCACACAGGAGACAGACCATACAAATGTTCACATCCTGGTTGTGAGAAGTCTTTCACTCAGCTTTCTAACCTTCAG TCTCATCGGCGTCAGCACAATAAGGACAAACCGTATAAGTGTCACCACTGTAACCGTGGTTATGTAGACGCAGCCGGCCTGGAGGTTCATCTGTCTACTCACACAGTCAAGCACGACAAGCTCTACTCCTGTGGTTTATGCAACCACACATATACCTCG GAAACATATCTGATGAAGCACATGCGAAAACACGCCCCAGATATGCTACACGGATCAAACCAACAGAATCACAGCCCCGGTCACGCAGGAGGAAGTAGCTCGGATGGAAACGGGCAAAGCCAAGCTGAGAGGAACAATGCCTTCGTCCAGCCGGTCGGTGTGCCGTGCATATTCGACTTGAACCAATACAAGCCAGTACCTTCTGCAgatgtacagtataaaactgtcAGTGTATCAGACATCTCCCCTCACAAAGACCTCTGCATCACTGTGGAGGCTTCTGCCATACAGGTGGAACACCTGAACTCACGAGGAATCCCATGA